From the Bacillota bacterium genome, one window contains:
- a CDS encoding NAD(P)/FAD-dependent oxidoreductase, with the protein MLAPVQIAGRLYVRGVLGMGPSILIIGAGIAGLSTGCYAQMNGFSTEIFEMHDKPGGLCTAWTRGGYTFDYCIHNLSGTAPSSRYYRMWLELGALQPQTHPQATAETTVAEAEQGPPQNLGPSTHPASADRAGASGCPVYHYKELVRVEDPSGKSLTIGPDIAQLERDLKKLAPGDKEVIDEYIQGIRAFGGFDLLSMPGSGARGVLGMIPHIGKVAKWMKLTLTEFAKRFSDPFLRRAFPYVQYDMPATPTGAHLNMIAGMSRGDCGWPVGGSLAFARAIERRYRALGGEVHYKSRVAKILTENGRAIGVRLADGSERRGDVVVSAADGHGTIFDMLEGRYVNEAVRSYYAAAPESQDMALHVYFGVDLDLSREPHALVLLLDKPVEIAGHARDRLGIEILNFDPSMAPRGKSVIKVPLEARYDFWQSLKSGGKDAYRAVKEDVAAQVLDLLETRFPELGRHVEVTDVSTPLTVERYTGNWRGLQAWMPPGNPMGALLKGAFMTGLPGLDGFFMAGQWACGMIGLSTAASAGRRLVRSLCRRYGRSFVTLVPERVEKAGS; encoded by the coding sequence TTGTTGGCTCCGGTCCAGATCGCTGGTAGGCTGTACGTGAGAGGGGTGTTGGGCATGGGTCCCTCGATTTTGATCATCGGGGCCGGCATAGCGGGGCTTTCTACTGGATGCTATGCCCAGATGAACGGCTTCTCGACGGAGATCTTCGAGATGCACGACAAGCCGGGCGGGCTGTGCACGGCATGGACGCGCGGGGGTTACACGTTCGATTATTGCATCCACAATCTTTCTGGGACGGCGCCAAGCTCGCGGTACTACCGGATGTGGCTGGAGCTGGGCGCTCTGCAACCGCAGACCCATCCACAGGCCACAGCTGAAACCACCGTGGCAGAAGCTGAACAGGGTCCACCACAGAATCTAGGGCCCAGCACGCATCCCGCGAGCGCAGACCGGGCCGGCGCAAGCGGTTGCCCCGTGTACCACTACAAAGAGCTGGTCCGCGTCGAGGACCCTTCCGGCAAGTCTCTTACCATCGGACCCGACATCGCGCAGCTTGAACGAGACCTGAAGAAGCTAGCCCCAGGCGACAAGGAGGTCATCGACGAGTACATCCAAGGTATCCGCGCGTTTGGGGGTTTCGATCTCCTCAGCATGCCAGGCTCCGGAGCACGCGGTGTGCTGGGGATGATCCCCCACATCGGCAAAGTGGCCAAGTGGATGAAGCTCACCCTCACCGAATTCGCCAAGCGATTCTCTGACCCCTTTCTGCGGCGGGCGTTCCCTTATGTCCAGTATGACATGCCTGCGACTCCGACGGGCGCGCACCTCAATATGATCGCGGGAATGAGCCGCGGGGACTGCGGCTGGCCCGTCGGCGGCTCGCTGGCATTCGCCCGCGCTATAGAGCGGCGCTACCGTGCCCTTGGGGGTGAGGTTCATTACAAGTCGAGGGTGGCGAAGATCTTGACAGAGAACGGACGGGCCATCGGCGTTCGTCTGGCGGACGGCTCGGAGCGCCGAGGAGATGTGGTAGTCTCCGCCGCGGACGGACACGGCACGATCTTCGACATGCTGGAAGGCCGCTACGTGAATGAGGCTGTGCGTTCTTACTACGCCGCGGCGCCCGAAAGCCAAGACATGGCGCTGCACGTGTACTTCGGGGTGGACCTGGATCTCTCGCGAGAGCCGCACGCTCTTGTCCTGCTCCTCGACAAACCTGTAGAGATCGCGGGCCACGCGCGGGACAGGCTCGGCATAGAGATCCTCAACTTCGACCCAAGCATGGCCCCGCGGGGTAAATCCGTGATCAAGGTTCCGCTCGAGGCCAGGTATGATTTCTGGCAGTCTCTGAAGTCCGGCGGAAAAGACGCCTACCGCGCCGTGAAGGAAGATGTCGCCGCGCAGGTCTTGGACTTGCTCGAAACGCGTTTTCCGGAGCTGGGCAGGCACGTGGAGGTTACGGACGTGTCCACGCCCCTGACCGTGGAACGGTATACCGGGAACTGGCGCGGGCTACAGGCGTGGATGCCTCCAGGAAATCCCATGGGAGCCTTGTTAAAGGGCGCCTTCATGACGGGTTTGCCCGGATTAGACGGTTTCTTCATGGCCGGGCAGTGGGCGTGCGGCATGATCGGCCTCTCCACGGCGGCCTCGGCGGGCCGGAGGCTGGTGCGGTCGCTTTGCCGGCGCTACGGACGTTCGTTTGTAACCCTTGTGCCGGAGCGCGTGGAGAAAGCCGGCAGCTGA
- the rsgA gene encoding ribosome small subunit-dependent GTPase A: MTESTFQGDPSRASVPLDTQENLRQGLVLQIGNDIYHVLVEGRPILCTIRRKLVRETGRATNPVAPGDLVHLALLDHNRGVIERIERRRNSFGRKAAGERPGEQVIAANVDQIVIVFAAAEPAFRARGLDRYLAAAEHSGIPSIVCLNKIDLVSPEDASNMAAPYEEIGYRVLRTCARTGQGVDELKAVLASGISLVVGPSGVGKSSLLNAVEPGIGLATGEVGKTTHRGRHTTTASRLIPLTGGGFVADTAGMREFGLWEISARDLASCFREMRPYIGKCRFSDCAHISEPGCAVREAVESGSIRRSRYEHYVKLMRGG, encoded by the coding sequence ATGACTGAGAGCACGTTCCAGGGGGATCCGTCCCGTGCCTCGGTCCCGCTGGATACGCAGGAAAACCTCCGGCAAGGTCTAGTCCTTCAGATCGGAAACGACATCTACCATGTCCTTGTGGAAGGCAGGCCCATCCTTTGCACGATCCGGCGCAAGTTGGTGAGGGAGACGGGCAGAGCCACAAATCCGGTCGCCCCAGGCGACCTCGTCCACCTTGCCCTGCTCGACCACAACAGGGGTGTGATAGAGAGAATCGAGAGGCGGCGAAACTCGTTCGGACGGAAAGCGGCGGGCGAGCGTCCCGGAGAGCAAGTCATCGCAGCGAACGTGGACCAGATCGTCATAGTGTTCGCCGCGGCGGAACCCGCGTTCAGGGCGCGAGGTCTCGACCGTTACCTGGCCGCAGCCGAGCACTCCGGCATTCCCAGCATCGTGTGTCTCAACAAGATCGACCTCGTATCTCCCGAAGACGCGAGCAACATGGCAGCACCTTATGAAGAGATCGGGTACCGCGTTCTTCGCACGTGTGCCAGAACGGGCCAAGGCGTCGACGAGCTCAAGGCCGTCCTCGCCAGCGGGATCTCTCTTGTGGTGGGGCCTTCGGGGGTCGGAAAGTCGTCCCTGCTCAACGCGGTCGAGCCGGGCATCGGCCTCGCCACGGGCGAGGTCGGCAAGACCACGCACCGAGGCCGGCATACGACCACCGCCTCGCGGCTCATCCCGCTCACCGGCGGCGGTTTCGTGGCGGATACCGCCGGAATGAGGGAATTCGGGCTATGGGAGATCTCGGCCCGCGACCTTGCGTCGTGCTTCCGAGAAATGAGACCGTACATCGGAAAGTGCCGGTTCTCCGACTGCGCCCACATTTCAGAGCCGGGATGCGCCGTGCGCGAGGCCGTCGAGTCGGGGTCCATACGACGCTCGCGTTATGAACACTACGTGAAGCTGATGCGGGGTGGTTGA